The nucleotide sequence TCCCACCACGATCGCAACCAATAACACGATTGGAATTCCGATCGCTGCCATTCCGTTATGACTTTTCACAACACGGGCTTCATGGCTAACGACCGCTTTTTTAATCGTCTCGTGCATCTCCTCGCGCAGCTTAGCCATTTCCGACTCTAGACTATCTGTACTGTAGAGTTGCCGCAAGCGATCGAAGGTATCACGAGCCATCACTAAGCTATCTTCAGGACGACGAAATAGAATATCTAAAATTTCGGTGTGACTGAAGACCAGAAGCTTTAAGGGTTCTACAGCTTTAACAGTGGACGATCGGGGCTTGCGATCAATGATTTCAACCTCTCCGAACACTTTACCAACACCCAGAGACTTCGAGACAACATTCCCCGTCTCAGGATAAGTATCAATGATTTCAACTTTACCAGCCTTAATTAGATAGACTGATTCGCTTTCGTCTCCTTCACAGTAAATCGTTTCACCCGGCGAATAGGTGCGCTTTTCCATAATGCTAATTTTCACAGGAGCGATAGTTTCACCGCTATCATTCCCATACTGAGTGCAGGTCTATCGCGACACATCACGATCACAGGAGCATAAATGACGATGGGTATTCGCCAATCCTCGTCGTCTGGTCGGGAGAAACCCGGTACTAAGACGATGGCAGATCTACTGTTTCTTCCAGAACTGGAACGGGGTTTAATGAACTGGCTACTGCGTCAGCGTTCTGCAAGTCTGA is from Cyanobacteria bacterium FACHB-DQ100 and encodes:
- a CDS encoding cyclic nucleotide-binding domain-containing protein gives rise to the protein MEKRTYSPGETIYCEGDESESVYLIKAGKVEIIDTYPETGNVVSKSLGVGKVFGEVEIIDRKPRSSTVKAVEPLKLLVFSHTEILDILFRRPEDSLVMARDTFDRLRQLYSTDSLESEMAKLREEMHETIKKAVVSHEARVVKSHNGMAAIGIPIVLLVAIVVGIQIYLH